The following are encoded in a window of Mustela nigripes isolate SB6536 chromosome 1, MUSNIG.SB6536, whole genome shotgun sequence genomic DNA:
- the LOC132015448 gene encoding olfactory receptor 51V1-like yields MSASSASIINSSVFILTGFPGLDQYYPWFSIPFSSIYAVVFLGNCLVLHVIRTEQSLHEPMFYFLAMLALTDLCIGLSTVHTVLGVLWGLSQEIGLDACISQTYFVHGLSGTESGVLLAMAFDRFIAICNPLRYTSILTNNRVIHVMVAILMRSALSILPVIIRLKFFHYCRPHILSHSFCLHQDLLRLACSDIRFNSFYALALVICNLLLDAVLILISYVFILHTVLAIASREERLKSLQTCVSHICAVLVFYIPIIGLTMVHRFGKHLSPFVHVLMGNIYILFPPLMNPIIYSVKTQQIRSRIKQWFSLKLK; encoded by the coding sequence atgtctgcttcttctgcttccaTTATCAATTCCTCGGTATTCATTCTCACAGGGTTCCCTGGCCTAGACCAGTACTATCCCTGGTtttcaattcccttctcctccatcTATGCTGTGGTTTTCCTGGGAAACTGCCTGGTGCTACATGTGATCCGGACAGAGCAGAGCTTGCATGAGCCCATGTTCTACTTCCTGGCCATGCTGGCCCTCACTGACCTGTGCATAGGGCTTTCCACAGTGCACACGGTGCTGGGGGTCCTGTGGGGGCTCAGCCAGGAGATTGGTCTGGATGCCTGCATTTCACAGACTTACTTTGTCCATGGTCTCTCTGGCACAGAGTCTGGAGTCCTTCTGGCCATGGCCTTTGATCGCTTCATTGCAATCTGCAATCCTCTACGCTACACATCCATCCTGACCAACAACAGAGTCATTCATGTCATGGTGGCGATTTTGATGAGAAGTGCATTGTCCATTCTTCCTGTCATCATTCGCCTGAAGTTCTTCCATTACTGCCGcccccacatcctctcccactctttctgcctgcaCCAGGACCTACTCCGACTTGCCTGCTCTGACATCCGCTTCAATAGCTTCTATGCCCTGGCTCTGGTCATTTGTAACTTGTTGTTGGATGCTGTGCTCATTCTCATCTCCTATGTTTTCATCTTGCATACAGTGCTGGCAATTGCATCCCGGGAGGAGAGGCTCAAGTCCTTGCAGACCTGTGTATCCCACATCTGTGCTGTCCTGGTTTTTTACATCCCCATCATTGGCCTTACCATGGTGCACCGCTTTGGAAAGCATCTCTCACCTTTTGTTCATGTGCTTATGGGCAATATCTATATTCTCTTTCCACCCCTGATGAATCCAATCATCTACAGTGTAAAGACCCAGCAGATCCGAAGCAGGATTAAGCAGTGGTTTTCCCTGAAATTGAAGTAG